One genomic segment of Amycolatopsis sp. WQ 127309 includes these proteins:
- a CDS encoding glycoside hydrolase family 3 N-terminal domain-containing protein gives MRYRLVVIIMISSGPACSHSKQDGQDLDRKWTGRLGRGSRKSCNVSQPGIERGHEHSFRFHSPTGHRGGGMVKTPGYRTRTCALLLAFSGGAVACLMGAGSPTQPVESATAGALAVPSRPSGDCADLLSGLTTRERVAQLIMAGADPGQERATAGLVRDEHVGAIFIGGTSTRLLTGGRLAAISAMAGIPLLTAVDEEGGRVQRIDDLDGATPSARTLAATGSPEHARALGYSRGRQLLDRGVTMDLAPVADVSDAPAKSVIGDRSFSVDPAVVTRYAGAFADGLRAAGVTPVLKHFPGHGNASGDSHRLLPRTPPLTVLESRDLKPYEMLLPAGAPVVMMGHLDVPGLTGGLPASLSAAAYELLRGKYRFDGVAMTDDLGAMRAITDRFGLAEAATRALVAGADLVLWSSPEPVSPVLDRLEHAVAAGELPQSRLGEALSRVVHLKTGCTP, from the coding sequence ATGCGTTACCGGCTCGTTGTCATCATCATGATCTCCAGCGGTCCGGCCTGCTCCCACTCTAAACAAGACGGTCAGGATCTGGACAGAAAGTGGACAGGGCGGCTCGGTCGCGGTTCCAGAAAATCTTGTAACGTTTCGCAACCGGGAATCGAACGTGGACACGAACATTCTTTCCGGTTCCACTCGCCCACCGGGCACCGAGGCGGAGGCATGGTGAAGACTCCCGGGTATCGCACTCGGACTTGCGCGCTCCTGCTGGCTTTCTCCGGCGGCGCCGTCGCCTGCCTGATGGGAGCCGGATCGCCGACGCAGCCGGTGGAATCCGCCACCGCCGGTGCGCTCGCGGTGCCGAGCCGGCCGTCCGGCGACTGCGCCGATCTCCTCTCGGGCCTGACCACACGGGAGCGAGTCGCCCAGCTGATCATGGCCGGGGCGGACCCGGGACAGGAGCGGGCGACCGCCGGTCTCGTCCGGGATGAGCACGTCGGAGCGATCTTCATCGGGGGCACTTCGACGAGGCTGCTGACCGGAGGCCGCCTCGCCGCGATCAGCGCGATGGCCGGGATCCCGCTGCTGACCGCCGTGGACGAGGAAGGCGGCCGGGTCCAGCGGATCGACGACCTCGACGGCGCGACACCGAGCGCGCGCACCCTGGCCGCCACCGGCAGCCCGGAGCATGCCCGCGCACTCGGCTACAGCCGAGGCCGTCAGCTCCTGGATCGCGGGGTGACCATGGACCTCGCCCCTGTCGCCGACGTCAGCGACGCGCCCGCGAAGAGCGTGATCGGTGACCGCTCGTTCAGCGTTGATCCGGCTGTCGTGACCCGCTACGCCGGTGCGTTCGCCGACGGGCTGCGCGCGGCCGGCGTCACCCCCGTGCTCAAGCACTTTCCAGGACACGGCAACGCATCCGGCGACTCACACCGTCTGCTTCCGCGCACACCGCCCCTAACCGTACTGGAAAGCCGCGACCTGAAGCCCTACGAGATGCTCCTGCCGGCCGGCGCACCGGTCGTGATGATGGGGCACCTCGACGTCCCCGGCCTGACCGGCGGACTGCCGGCGTCGCTCAGCGCGGCGGCGTACGAGTTGCTTCGTGGCAAATACCGGTTCGACGGAGTCGCCATGACCGACGACCTCGGCGCGATGCGGGCGATAACCGACCGGTTCGGTCTGGCCGAGGCCGCGACCCGCGCACTCGTCGCGGGCGCGGACCTCGTTCTCTGGTCGTCGCCCGAGCCCGTTTCACCGGTGCTCGACCGGCTGGAGCACGCCGTCGCCGCCGGCGAACTGCCCCAGAGCCGGTTGGGCGAAGCCCTCAGCCGGGTGGTCCACCTCAAGACCGGATGCACACCATGA
- a CDS encoding RES domain-containing protein, producing MPSRRPPAALPREPARHRLAAGTVLWRVHSNHTEAVAADPPVRSVFGGGRFDAVAPAERGQMYVSPADRTAVLERFLPDLVFDSDGRRFLLRRAVERKRLSALRVTRDLSLVRLVSGEDLAAIGQDRWLLTETQYGPTREWARWLREQAPWADGIVWQSTVDLPAETMVLFERDDPPVEVVDWQSGELGGVERAAWLGAVLGAHGVQTDSPRRSRVKVFINYRKGECGEAAFLLHNQLALRWGDQKVFRDHRSIPPGQVFPGELIDKVRTCRALLVLFGLGWEDHRGASGRALDDPQDWVRREIEEATAAGAEVVPVLVGARRQLTDRNLPHALAHLAQRQALHLPHGFGEAEVKCLVDRLIERMPWLDEDDDEDEKTA from the coding sequence GTGCCGTCGCGCCGGCCGCCGGCCGCGCTTCCCCGAGAGCCCGCACGTCACCGCCTCGCCGCCGGGACGGTGCTCTGGCGCGTCCACTCGAATCACACCGAGGCCGTGGCGGCCGACCCGCCGGTGCGGTCGGTCTTCGGGGGCGGCCGGTTCGACGCCGTGGCACCAGCGGAACGTGGTCAGATGTACGTCTCGCCCGCCGACCGGACCGCGGTGCTGGAGCGTTTCCTGCCGGACCTGGTCTTCGACTCCGACGGTCGACGGTTCCTCCTGCGGCGGGCGGTCGAGCGGAAGCGGCTGTCGGCACTGCGGGTCACACGGGACCTGTCACTCGTTCGCCTGGTTTCCGGCGAAGACCTGGCCGCGATCGGGCAGGACCGCTGGCTGTTGACCGAAACGCAGTACGGTCCGACCCGGGAGTGGGCCCGGTGGCTGCGAGAGCAGGCGCCCTGGGCCGACGGGATCGTCTGGCAGTCCACCGTGGACCTGCCGGCGGAGACGATGGTGCTCTTCGAACGGGACGACCCTCCGGTCGAGGTCGTGGACTGGCAGTCCGGCGAACTCGGCGGGGTGGAGCGGGCGGCCTGGCTCGGCGCCGTGCTCGGTGCTCACGGTGTGCAGACGGACTCACCGAGACGGTCCCGCGTCAAGGTCTTCATCAACTACCGCAAAGGCGAGTGCGGCGAAGCGGCGTTTCTGTTGCACAACCAGCTCGCGCTCCGCTGGGGAGACCAGAAGGTCTTCCGGGACCACCGGTCGATCCCGCCCGGGCAGGTCTTCCCGGGTGAGTTGATCGACAAGGTGCGCACGTGCCGTGCGCTCCTCGTGCTGTTCGGCCTCGGCTGGGAAGACCACCGGGGAGCGAGTGGCCGCGCGCTCGATGATCCCCAGGACTGGGTCCGGCGGGAGATCGAGGAAGCGACGGCCGCGGGCGCCGAGGTCGTTCCGGTGCTCGTGGGCGCCCGTCGGCAGCTCACCGACCGGAATCTGCCCCACGCACTGGCGCACCTGGCTCAGCGGCAAGCTCTGCACCTTCCGCACGGGTTCGGGGAGGCGGAAGTGAAGTGCCTCGTGGACCGGCTGATCGAGCGGATGCCGTGGCTGGACGAGGATGACGACGAGGACGAGAAGACAGCCTGA